In Erigeron canadensis isolate Cc75 chromosome 7, C_canadensis_v1, whole genome shotgun sequence, one DNA window encodes the following:
- the LOC122606776 gene encoding CDT1-like protein a, chloroplastic gives MNTSSSSSPFDSFKSKKSPHASIAVTPNESAWSSKTPEKPTNPPRVHLTRSQRSLRSVSQVREAAKKLMKSDPKPSVSSDLEIGSDNKPITPKPRAGTSIPEKYEILEKMFNSLQSSIRLLKLKNSTSTFANISRKVESLVDRRFSYSHLAQIKFILPEAIEIKKILVRDERTSCMKPDLLVSLDFGVVQNDDKMMMMDLGNANIRLTKLFRSRLVKFCKSNSEGTEVPEEDLPEPFNQSSQMTLSNVIQKPKLGSVQDTTHTLSEQLPAVASHMPPSFKRRFSKLASSQNVVSLEPKLQGLTESPGQNVNTVCILSKQDSPTKVDCVATAPSTVKWSAKLPETPVKNFDFDKKGDLSSDGTPAKLILTPFSATPAQTTRTPVRCFMTPDDESMMSPSKSAPSKLTRRSSGRKSLTFDTPVKNRAPVKRVSVDDDDDDLRDILSEDLIKSIKEKERKAIEEKDPAITQAKWRKQMLAALPKLFDILLFYFQSINRSVITKEELMHMIISSQLEIVDRREVDEQLRLLQELAPEWICEKMASTGDLLLCVNKLSSPELIRTRLSEAN, from the exons ATGAACACCTCTTCATCGTCTTCCCCTTTCGATTCGTTCAAATCAAAGAAATCGCCACATGCGTCGATCGCCGTTACGCCGAATGAGAGCGCGTGGAGCTCCAAAACGCCTGAAAAACCAACAAATCCACCGCGAGTGCATCTCACGCGCAGCCAGCGATCGCTCCGGTCTGTCAGTCAAGTCCGTGAAGCTGCCAAAAAGCTCATGAAATCGGATCCGAAACCTTCCGTTTCTTCAGATCTGGAAATCGGATCCGATAACAAACCGATAACTCCGAAGCCACGCGCGGGCACATCAATTCCAGAAAA GTATGAAATTTTGGAAAAGATGTTCAACAGCTTACAATCATCAATCAGGCttcttaaattaaaaaattcgaCATCGACATTCGCCAACATCAGCCGAAAAGTCGAAAGCTTAGTAgacag GAGGTTTAGTTATAGTCATTTAGCCCAAATCAAGTTTATTTTGCCGGAGGCTATTGAGATTAAGAAGATTCTTGTTCGTGATGAGCGTACTAGTTGTATGAAACCGGATCTTCTTGTGAGTTTGGATTTTGGTGTTGTTCAGAATGATgacaagatgatgatgatggactTGGGTAATGCGAATATTCGGTTGACCAAGTTGTTTCGATCTCGGCTAGTCAAGTTTTGTAAATCGAATTCCGAG GGAACTGAAGTTCCAGAGGAGGATTTACCTGAACCATTCAATCAATCGAGCCAAATGACATTGTCTAATGTAATTCAAAAGCCCAAATTGGGCTCTGTTCAGGATACAACACATACACTTTCTGAACAGTTACCTGCAGTAGCATCTCATATGCCTCCATCTTTCAAGAGACGCTTTTCAAAGCTAGCTTCAAGCCAAAATGTTGTTAGCTTAGAGCCAAAATTGCAGGGACTGACTGAATCTCCAGGCCAGAATGTCAATACGGTTTGCATTCTTTCAAAGCAAGATAGCCCCACCAAAGTAGATTGTGTAGCAACCGCCCCATCCACGGTAAAATGGTCTGCAAAGTTACCTGAAACTCCAGTCAagaactttgattttgataaaAAGGGGGATCTTTCCAGTGATGGAACCCCTGCAAAGCTTATTTTGACACCATTCAGTGCTACGCCTGCTCAGACTACACGAACACCAGTAAGGTGTTTTATGACCCCAGATGATGAATCAATGATGTCTCCTAGTAAGTCAGCGCCTAGCAAGTTGACCAGACGTTCAAGTGGAAGAAAATCACTAACATTCGACACTCCTGTGAAGAATAGAGCTCCGGTCAAAAGGGTATccgttgatgatgatgatgatgatcttcgCGATATTCTTTCAGAAGATCTCATCAAGTCG ataaaagaaaaagaacgaAAAGCAATAGAGGAGAAGGATCCAGCAATCACACAAGCTAAATGGAGGAAACAAATGCTTGCGGCTTTACCTAAACTCTTTGACATTCTTCTGTTTTACTTTCAATCAATCAACCGTTCGGTCATCACAAAAGAAGAGCTTATGCACATGATAATTTCAAGCCAATTGGAAATTGTTGACCGAC GGGAAGTTGATGAGCAGCTCAGATTGTTACAAGAGCTAGCTCCTGAGTGGATCTGCGAGAAAATGGCATCCACTGGTGATCTTCTGCTCTG TGTTAATAAATTATCAAGTCCGGAGTTGATACGCACAAGATTATCAGAAGCTAACTAA